From the Paramormyrops kingsleyae isolate MSU_618 chromosome 7, PKINGS_0.4, whole genome shotgun sequence genome, one window contains:
- the nup54 gene encoding nucleoporin p54 isoform X4, which translates to MAFNFGGGTTNTPSLTATGFGATTTTAPTTGFGFGSTTTGFGGLGAASTTTGAFGGFGATTTTAPGSSFSFSAPTNTGGLFASTQNKGFGFSSGLSTGAATGTGFGTALGTGLNFGGFNVQPQQQQGGLFGQPGQAPSQSNQLINTASALSAPTLLGDERDAILAKWNQLQAFWGTGKGYFNNNIAPVDFTQENPFCRFKAVGYSCIPGSKDEDGLVVLALNKKEEDVRSQQQQLVESLHKVLGGNQTLTVNIEGVKALPDDQTEVIIYVVERSPNGTSKRIAASSLFGFVEQVNVKTQLQQLGVVMSVTRNELSPAQLKQLLQNPPAGVDPIIWEQAKVDNPDPDRLIPVPMVGFKELLRRLKIQDQMTKQHQTRVDIISNDISELQKNQATTVAKIAQYKRKLMALSHRVLQVLIKQEIQRKSGYAIQVDEEHLRVQLDTIQSELNAPTQFKGRLNELMSQIRMQNHFGAVRSEERYSVDADLLREIKQHLKQEQEGLTHLISVIKDDMEDIKLIEHGLQDGVHVRGGMLS; encoded by the exons ATGGCGTTCAATTTTGGCGGTGGCACTACTAATACTCCAA GTCTTACAGCCACTGGGTTTGGGGCCACCACTACAACAGCGCCCACTACTGGTTTTGGATTTGGATCTACAACTACAG GATTTGGGGGGCTGGGAGCTGCCAGCACCACCACCG GTGCTTTTGGTGGGTTTGGCGCGACCACAACAACTGCTCCTGGATCATCATTCAGTTTCTCTGCTCCTACAAACACAG GTGGCCTGTTTGCTAGTACTCAGAATAAAGGATTTGGATTCTCGTCTGGCTTGAGCACTGGCGCGGCCACTGGCACTGGTTTTGGCACTGCACTCGGAACAGGACTAAACTTCGGAGGGTTTAATGTTcaaccacaacaacaacagG GAGGCTTGTTTGGGCAGCCTGGACAAGCGCCATCGCAATCCAACCAGCTGATCAACACAGCCAGCGCTCTCTCTGCACCCACTCTTCTTGGCGATGAGCGTGACGCCATCTTGGCCAAGTGGAATCAGCTTCAGGCTTTCTGGGGTACCGGCAAGGGTTACTTCAACAACAATATCGCCCCTGTTGATTTCACCCAGGAGAACCCATTTTGCAGATTCAAG GCAGTGGGTTACAGTTGCATCCCAGGTAGTAAGGACGAGGACGGCTTGGTGGTCTTAGCTCTGAACAAGAAGGAGGAGGATGTCCGGAGTCAGCAGCAGCAACTGGTGGAGTCTCTGCACAAGGTCCTCGGAGGGAACCAGACTCTGACCGTAAACATCGAGGGCGTTAAAGCCCTGCCTGATGACCA GACGGAGGTAATCATATATGTAGTCGAACGCTCCCCAAATGGTACGTCCAAGAGGATAGCGGCCTCCTCGCTCTTTGGCTTCGTGGAGCAGGTCAATGTGAAAACGCAGCTCCAGCAGCTGGGTGTGGTCATGTCTGTCACCCGCAATGAGCTCTCGCCTGCGCAGCTGAAGCAGCTCCTGCAGAATCCACCTGCTG GTGTGGACCCTATCATCTGGGAGCAGGCCAAAGTTGATAACCCCGATCCAGATAG GTTGATTCCAGTACCTATGGTTGGCTTCAAAGAGCTGCTCCGCAGACTCAAGATCCAAGACCAAATGACAAAACAGCACCAGACTCGAGTTGAT ATAATCTCTAATGACATAAGCGAACTACAGAAGAACCAGGCAACTACAGTGGCCAAAATTGCTCAGTACAAAAGGAAGTTGATGGCCTTGTCCCACAGAGTGCTTCAG GTGTTAATCAAGCAGGAGATTCAGAGGAAGAGCGGCTACGCTATCCAGGTGGACGAGGAGCATCTCCGCGTGCAGCTGGACACCATCCAGTCTGAGCTCAACGCTCCCACCCAGTTCAAG GGTCGGCTGAATGAGCTGATGTCTCAGATCCGCATGCAGAACCACTTCGGGGCAGTCCGCTCGGAGGAGCGCTACAGCGTCGATGCAGACTTGTTGAGGGAGATAAAGCAG CATTTAAAACAGGAGCAGGAGGGCCTGACTCACCTGATAAGTGTTATCAAGGATGATATGGAGGATATCAAACTGATCGAGCACGGTCTACAGGATGGCGTCCATGTCAGGGGTGGCATGCTCAGCTGA
- the nup54 gene encoding nucleoporin p54 isoform X2, with product MAFNFGGGTTNTPSSSGFSFSSFAPKTTASTGFGFGSTTTAASSGFGSLTATGFGATTTTAPTTGFGFGSTTTGAFGGFGATTTTAPGSSFSFSAPTNTGGLFASTQNKGFGFSSGLSTGAATGTGFGTALGTGLNFGGFNVQPQQQQGGLFGQPGQAPSQSNQLINTASALSAPTLLGDERDAILAKWNQLQAFWGTGKGYFNNNIAPVDFTQENPFCRFKAVGYSCIPGSKDEDGLVVLALNKKEEDVRSQQQQLVESLHKVLGGNQTLTVNIEGVKALPDDQTEVIIYVVERSPNGTSKRIAASSLFGFVEQVNVKTQLQQLGVVMSVTRNELSPAQLKQLLQNPPAGVDPIIWEQAKVDNPDPDRLIPVPMVGFKELLRRLKIQDQMTKQHQTRVDIISNDISELQKNQATTVAKIAQYKRKLMALSHRVLQVLIKQEIQRKSGYAIQVDEEHLRVQLDTIQSELNAPTQFKGRLNELMSQIRMQNHFGAVRSEERYSVDADLLREIKQHLKQEQEGLTHLISVIKDDMEDIKLIEHGLQDGVHVRGGMLS from the exons ATGGCGTTCAATTTTGGCGGTGGCACTACTAATACTCCAA GCTCTTCtggattttcattttcttcatttgccCCCAAAACAACAGCCTCAACTGGTTTTGGTTTTGGCAGCACCACCACTGCCGCCTCATCTGGATTTGGTA GTCTTACAGCCACTGGGTTTGGGGCCACCACTACAACAGCGCCCACTACTGGTTTTGGATTTGGATCTACAACTACAG GTGCTTTTGGTGGGTTTGGCGCGACCACAACAACTGCTCCTGGATCATCATTCAGTTTCTCTGCTCCTACAAACACAG GTGGCCTGTTTGCTAGTACTCAGAATAAAGGATTTGGATTCTCGTCTGGCTTGAGCACTGGCGCGGCCACTGGCACTGGTTTTGGCACTGCACTCGGAACAGGACTAAACTTCGGAGGGTTTAATGTTcaaccacaacaacaacagG GAGGCTTGTTTGGGCAGCCTGGACAAGCGCCATCGCAATCCAACCAGCTGATCAACACAGCCAGCGCTCTCTCTGCACCCACTCTTCTTGGCGATGAGCGTGACGCCATCTTGGCCAAGTGGAATCAGCTTCAGGCTTTCTGGGGTACCGGCAAGGGTTACTTCAACAACAATATCGCCCCTGTTGATTTCACCCAGGAGAACCCATTTTGCAGATTCAAG GCAGTGGGTTACAGTTGCATCCCAGGTAGTAAGGACGAGGACGGCTTGGTGGTCTTAGCTCTGAACAAGAAGGAGGAGGATGTCCGGAGTCAGCAGCAGCAACTGGTGGAGTCTCTGCACAAGGTCCTCGGAGGGAACCAGACTCTGACCGTAAACATCGAGGGCGTTAAAGCCCTGCCTGATGACCA GACGGAGGTAATCATATATGTAGTCGAACGCTCCCCAAATGGTACGTCCAAGAGGATAGCGGCCTCCTCGCTCTTTGGCTTCGTGGAGCAGGTCAATGTGAAAACGCAGCTCCAGCAGCTGGGTGTGGTCATGTCTGTCACCCGCAATGAGCTCTCGCCTGCGCAGCTGAAGCAGCTCCTGCAGAATCCACCTGCTG GTGTGGACCCTATCATCTGGGAGCAGGCCAAAGTTGATAACCCCGATCCAGATAG GTTGATTCCAGTACCTATGGTTGGCTTCAAAGAGCTGCTCCGCAGACTCAAGATCCAAGACCAAATGACAAAACAGCACCAGACTCGAGTTGAT ATAATCTCTAATGACATAAGCGAACTACAGAAGAACCAGGCAACTACAGTGGCCAAAATTGCTCAGTACAAAAGGAAGTTGATGGCCTTGTCCCACAGAGTGCTTCAG GTGTTAATCAAGCAGGAGATTCAGAGGAAGAGCGGCTACGCTATCCAGGTGGACGAGGAGCATCTCCGCGTGCAGCTGGACACCATCCAGTCTGAGCTCAACGCTCCCACCCAGTTCAAG GGTCGGCTGAATGAGCTGATGTCTCAGATCCGCATGCAGAACCACTTCGGGGCAGTCCGCTCGGAGGAGCGCTACAGCGTCGATGCAGACTTGTTGAGGGAGATAAAGCAG CATTTAAAACAGGAGCAGGAGGGCCTGACTCACCTGATAAGTGTTATCAAGGATGATATGGAGGATATCAAACTGATCGAGCACGGTCTACAGGATGGCGTCCATGTCAGGGGTGGCATGCTCAGCTGA
- the nup54 gene encoding nucleoporin p54 isoform X5, with amino-acid sequence MAFNFGGGTTNTPSLTATGFGATTTTAPTTGFGFGSTTTGAFGGFGATTTTAPGSSFSFSAPTNTGGLFASTQNKGFGFSSGLSTGAATGTGFGTALGTGLNFGGFNVQPQQQQGGLFGQPGQAPSQSNQLINTASALSAPTLLGDERDAILAKWNQLQAFWGTGKGYFNNNIAPVDFTQENPFCRFKAVGYSCIPGSKDEDGLVVLALNKKEEDVRSQQQQLVESLHKVLGGNQTLTVNIEGVKALPDDQTEVIIYVVERSPNGTSKRIAASSLFGFVEQVNVKTQLQQLGVVMSVTRNELSPAQLKQLLQNPPAGVDPIIWEQAKVDNPDPDRLIPVPMVGFKELLRRLKIQDQMTKQHQTRVDIISNDISELQKNQATTVAKIAQYKRKLMALSHRVLQVLIKQEIQRKSGYAIQVDEEHLRVQLDTIQSELNAPTQFKGRLNELMSQIRMQNHFGAVRSEERYSVDADLLREIKQHLKQEQEGLTHLISVIKDDMEDIKLIEHGLQDGVHVRGGMLS; translated from the exons ATGGCGTTCAATTTTGGCGGTGGCACTACTAATACTCCAA GTCTTACAGCCACTGGGTTTGGGGCCACCACTACAACAGCGCCCACTACTGGTTTTGGATTTGGATCTACAACTACAG GTGCTTTTGGTGGGTTTGGCGCGACCACAACAACTGCTCCTGGATCATCATTCAGTTTCTCTGCTCCTACAAACACAG GTGGCCTGTTTGCTAGTACTCAGAATAAAGGATTTGGATTCTCGTCTGGCTTGAGCACTGGCGCGGCCACTGGCACTGGTTTTGGCACTGCACTCGGAACAGGACTAAACTTCGGAGGGTTTAATGTTcaaccacaacaacaacagG GAGGCTTGTTTGGGCAGCCTGGACAAGCGCCATCGCAATCCAACCAGCTGATCAACACAGCCAGCGCTCTCTCTGCACCCACTCTTCTTGGCGATGAGCGTGACGCCATCTTGGCCAAGTGGAATCAGCTTCAGGCTTTCTGGGGTACCGGCAAGGGTTACTTCAACAACAATATCGCCCCTGTTGATTTCACCCAGGAGAACCCATTTTGCAGATTCAAG GCAGTGGGTTACAGTTGCATCCCAGGTAGTAAGGACGAGGACGGCTTGGTGGTCTTAGCTCTGAACAAGAAGGAGGAGGATGTCCGGAGTCAGCAGCAGCAACTGGTGGAGTCTCTGCACAAGGTCCTCGGAGGGAACCAGACTCTGACCGTAAACATCGAGGGCGTTAAAGCCCTGCCTGATGACCA GACGGAGGTAATCATATATGTAGTCGAACGCTCCCCAAATGGTACGTCCAAGAGGATAGCGGCCTCCTCGCTCTTTGGCTTCGTGGAGCAGGTCAATGTGAAAACGCAGCTCCAGCAGCTGGGTGTGGTCATGTCTGTCACCCGCAATGAGCTCTCGCCTGCGCAGCTGAAGCAGCTCCTGCAGAATCCACCTGCTG GTGTGGACCCTATCATCTGGGAGCAGGCCAAAGTTGATAACCCCGATCCAGATAG GTTGATTCCAGTACCTATGGTTGGCTTCAAAGAGCTGCTCCGCAGACTCAAGATCCAAGACCAAATGACAAAACAGCACCAGACTCGAGTTGAT ATAATCTCTAATGACATAAGCGAACTACAGAAGAACCAGGCAACTACAGTGGCCAAAATTGCTCAGTACAAAAGGAAGTTGATGGCCTTGTCCCACAGAGTGCTTCAG GTGTTAATCAAGCAGGAGATTCAGAGGAAGAGCGGCTACGCTATCCAGGTGGACGAGGAGCATCTCCGCGTGCAGCTGGACACCATCCAGTCTGAGCTCAACGCTCCCACCCAGTTCAAG GGTCGGCTGAATGAGCTGATGTCTCAGATCCGCATGCAGAACCACTTCGGGGCAGTCCGCTCGGAGGAGCGCTACAGCGTCGATGCAGACTTGTTGAGGGAGATAAAGCAG CATTTAAAACAGGAGCAGGAGGGCCTGACTCACCTGATAAGTGTTATCAAGGATGATATGGAGGATATCAAACTGATCGAGCACGGTCTACAGGATGGCGTCCATGTCAGGGGTGGCATGCTCAGCTGA
- the nup54 gene encoding nucleoporin p54 isoform X3, whose translation MAFNFGGGTTNTPTSTGFGFGSTTTAASSGFGSLTATGFGATTTTAPTTGFGFGSTTTGFGGLGAASTTTGAFGGFGATTTTAPGSSFSFSAPTNTGGLFASTQNKGFGFSSGLSTGAATGTGFGTALGTGLNFGGFNVQPQQQQGGLFGQPGQAPSQSNQLINTASALSAPTLLGDERDAILAKWNQLQAFWGTGKGYFNNNIAPVDFTQENPFCRFKAVGYSCIPGSKDEDGLVVLALNKKEEDVRSQQQQLVESLHKVLGGNQTLTVNIEGVKALPDDQTEVIIYVVERSPNGTSKRIAASSLFGFVEQVNVKTQLQQLGVVMSVTRNELSPAQLKQLLQNPPAGVDPIIWEQAKVDNPDPDRLIPVPMVGFKELLRRLKIQDQMTKQHQTRVDIISNDISELQKNQATTVAKIAQYKRKLMALSHRVLQVLIKQEIQRKSGYAIQVDEEHLRVQLDTIQSELNAPTQFKGRLNELMSQIRMQNHFGAVRSEERYSVDADLLREIKQHLKQEQEGLTHLISVIKDDMEDIKLIEHGLQDGVHVRGGMLS comes from the exons ATGGCGTTCAATTTTGGCGGTGGCACTACTAATACTCCAA CCTCAACTGGTTTTGGTTTTGGCAGCACCACCACTGCCGCCTCATCTGGATTTGGTA GTCTTACAGCCACTGGGTTTGGGGCCACCACTACAACAGCGCCCACTACTGGTTTTGGATTTGGATCTACAACTACAG GATTTGGGGGGCTGGGAGCTGCCAGCACCACCACCG GTGCTTTTGGTGGGTTTGGCGCGACCACAACAACTGCTCCTGGATCATCATTCAGTTTCTCTGCTCCTACAAACACAG GTGGCCTGTTTGCTAGTACTCAGAATAAAGGATTTGGATTCTCGTCTGGCTTGAGCACTGGCGCGGCCACTGGCACTGGTTTTGGCACTGCACTCGGAACAGGACTAAACTTCGGAGGGTTTAATGTTcaaccacaacaacaacagG GAGGCTTGTTTGGGCAGCCTGGACAAGCGCCATCGCAATCCAACCAGCTGATCAACACAGCCAGCGCTCTCTCTGCACCCACTCTTCTTGGCGATGAGCGTGACGCCATCTTGGCCAAGTGGAATCAGCTTCAGGCTTTCTGGGGTACCGGCAAGGGTTACTTCAACAACAATATCGCCCCTGTTGATTTCACCCAGGAGAACCCATTTTGCAGATTCAAG GCAGTGGGTTACAGTTGCATCCCAGGTAGTAAGGACGAGGACGGCTTGGTGGTCTTAGCTCTGAACAAGAAGGAGGAGGATGTCCGGAGTCAGCAGCAGCAACTGGTGGAGTCTCTGCACAAGGTCCTCGGAGGGAACCAGACTCTGACCGTAAACATCGAGGGCGTTAAAGCCCTGCCTGATGACCA GACGGAGGTAATCATATATGTAGTCGAACGCTCCCCAAATGGTACGTCCAAGAGGATAGCGGCCTCCTCGCTCTTTGGCTTCGTGGAGCAGGTCAATGTGAAAACGCAGCTCCAGCAGCTGGGTGTGGTCATGTCTGTCACCCGCAATGAGCTCTCGCCTGCGCAGCTGAAGCAGCTCCTGCAGAATCCACCTGCTG GTGTGGACCCTATCATCTGGGAGCAGGCCAAAGTTGATAACCCCGATCCAGATAG GTTGATTCCAGTACCTATGGTTGGCTTCAAAGAGCTGCTCCGCAGACTCAAGATCCAAGACCAAATGACAAAACAGCACCAGACTCGAGTTGAT ATAATCTCTAATGACATAAGCGAACTACAGAAGAACCAGGCAACTACAGTGGCCAAAATTGCTCAGTACAAAAGGAAGTTGATGGCCTTGTCCCACAGAGTGCTTCAG GTGTTAATCAAGCAGGAGATTCAGAGGAAGAGCGGCTACGCTATCCAGGTGGACGAGGAGCATCTCCGCGTGCAGCTGGACACCATCCAGTCTGAGCTCAACGCTCCCACCCAGTTCAAG GGTCGGCTGAATGAGCTGATGTCTCAGATCCGCATGCAGAACCACTTCGGGGCAGTCCGCTCGGAGGAGCGCTACAGCGTCGATGCAGACTTGTTGAGGGAGATAAAGCAG CATTTAAAACAGGAGCAGGAGGGCCTGACTCACCTGATAAGTGTTATCAAGGATGATATGGAGGATATCAAACTGATCGAGCACGGTCTACAGGATGGCGTCCATGTCAGGGGTGGCATGCTCAGCTGA
- the nup54 gene encoding nucleoporin p54 isoform X1 — protein MAFNFGGGTTNTPSSSGFSFSSFAPKTTASTGFGFGSTTTAASSGFGSLTATGFGATTTTAPTTGFGFGSTTTGFGGLGAASTTTGAFGGFGATTTTAPGSSFSFSAPTNTGGLFASTQNKGFGFSSGLSTGAATGTGFGTALGTGLNFGGFNVQPQQQQGGLFGQPGQAPSQSNQLINTASALSAPTLLGDERDAILAKWNQLQAFWGTGKGYFNNNIAPVDFTQENPFCRFKAVGYSCIPGSKDEDGLVVLALNKKEEDVRSQQQQLVESLHKVLGGNQTLTVNIEGVKALPDDQTEVIIYVVERSPNGTSKRIAASSLFGFVEQVNVKTQLQQLGVVMSVTRNELSPAQLKQLLQNPPAGVDPIIWEQAKVDNPDPDRLIPVPMVGFKELLRRLKIQDQMTKQHQTRVDIISNDISELQKNQATTVAKIAQYKRKLMALSHRVLQVLIKQEIQRKSGYAIQVDEEHLRVQLDTIQSELNAPTQFKGRLNELMSQIRMQNHFGAVRSEERYSVDADLLREIKQHLKQEQEGLTHLISVIKDDMEDIKLIEHGLQDGVHVRGGMLS, from the exons ATGGCGTTCAATTTTGGCGGTGGCACTACTAATACTCCAA GCTCTTCtggattttcattttcttcatttgccCCCAAAACAACAGCCTCAACTGGTTTTGGTTTTGGCAGCACCACCACTGCCGCCTCATCTGGATTTGGTA GTCTTACAGCCACTGGGTTTGGGGCCACCACTACAACAGCGCCCACTACTGGTTTTGGATTTGGATCTACAACTACAG GATTTGGGGGGCTGGGAGCTGCCAGCACCACCACCG GTGCTTTTGGTGGGTTTGGCGCGACCACAACAACTGCTCCTGGATCATCATTCAGTTTCTCTGCTCCTACAAACACAG GTGGCCTGTTTGCTAGTACTCAGAATAAAGGATTTGGATTCTCGTCTGGCTTGAGCACTGGCGCGGCCACTGGCACTGGTTTTGGCACTGCACTCGGAACAGGACTAAACTTCGGAGGGTTTAATGTTcaaccacaacaacaacagG GAGGCTTGTTTGGGCAGCCTGGACAAGCGCCATCGCAATCCAACCAGCTGATCAACACAGCCAGCGCTCTCTCTGCACCCACTCTTCTTGGCGATGAGCGTGACGCCATCTTGGCCAAGTGGAATCAGCTTCAGGCTTTCTGGGGTACCGGCAAGGGTTACTTCAACAACAATATCGCCCCTGTTGATTTCACCCAGGAGAACCCATTTTGCAGATTCAAG GCAGTGGGTTACAGTTGCATCCCAGGTAGTAAGGACGAGGACGGCTTGGTGGTCTTAGCTCTGAACAAGAAGGAGGAGGATGTCCGGAGTCAGCAGCAGCAACTGGTGGAGTCTCTGCACAAGGTCCTCGGAGGGAACCAGACTCTGACCGTAAACATCGAGGGCGTTAAAGCCCTGCCTGATGACCA GACGGAGGTAATCATATATGTAGTCGAACGCTCCCCAAATGGTACGTCCAAGAGGATAGCGGCCTCCTCGCTCTTTGGCTTCGTGGAGCAGGTCAATGTGAAAACGCAGCTCCAGCAGCTGGGTGTGGTCATGTCTGTCACCCGCAATGAGCTCTCGCCTGCGCAGCTGAAGCAGCTCCTGCAGAATCCACCTGCTG GTGTGGACCCTATCATCTGGGAGCAGGCCAAAGTTGATAACCCCGATCCAGATAG GTTGATTCCAGTACCTATGGTTGGCTTCAAAGAGCTGCTCCGCAGACTCAAGATCCAAGACCAAATGACAAAACAGCACCAGACTCGAGTTGAT ATAATCTCTAATGACATAAGCGAACTACAGAAGAACCAGGCAACTACAGTGGCCAAAATTGCTCAGTACAAAAGGAAGTTGATGGCCTTGTCCCACAGAGTGCTTCAG GTGTTAATCAAGCAGGAGATTCAGAGGAAGAGCGGCTACGCTATCCAGGTGGACGAGGAGCATCTCCGCGTGCAGCTGGACACCATCCAGTCTGAGCTCAACGCTCCCACCCAGTTCAAG GGTCGGCTGAATGAGCTGATGTCTCAGATCCGCATGCAGAACCACTTCGGGGCAGTCCGCTCGGAGGAGCGCTACAGCGTCGATGCAGACTTGTTGAGGGAGATAAAGCAG CATTTAAAACAGGAGCAGGAGGGCCTGACTCACCTGATAAGTGTTATCAAGGATGATATGGAGGATATCAAACTGATCGAGCACGGTCTACAGGATGGCGTCCATGTCAGGGGTGGCATGCTCAGCTGA